Proteins from a genomic interval of Flavobacteriales bacterium:
- a CDS encoding serine hydroxymethyltransferase, protein MQRDQEIFDLIEKENHRQLEGVELIASENFVSPQVMEAQGSVLTNKYAEGLPGARYYGGCEFVDQVEDFARERAKTLFNCEFVNVQPHSGASANSAVALACLKPGDDILGFDLSHGGHLTHGSPVNYSGILYKANFYGVGRETGTVDYDAMEVTAKKCKPKMIIAGASAYSRDWDYKRMRQIADEVGALLMADISHPSGLIARGLLTDPMEDCHIVTTTTHKTLRGPRGGMIMIGKNFDNPWGLTTQKGTVKKMSMLINSAVFPGMQGGPLEHVIAAKAVAFGEALSDEYLEYCVQMVKNAKAMAAEFMDRGYKIISGGTDNHSMLIDLRSKGVTGKDADAALGKAEITVNKNMVPFDDQPPMISSGIRVGTPAITTRGLKEQEVKTIVDLMDRVITNSENEAVIAEVKKEVHEMMSGRPLFAY, encoded by the coding sequence ATGCAACGCGACCAAGAAATATTTGACCTCATCGAGAAGGAAAATCACCGACAATTGGAAGGAGTGGAGCTGATCGCTTCAGAGAATTTTGTCAGTCCGCAAGTGATGGAAGCGCAAGGTTCTGTGCTTACCAACAAGTATGCAGAAGGACTTCCGGGAGCTAGATATTACGGAGGTTGCGAGTTTGTAGATCAAGTAGAAGACTTTGCAAGAGAACGTGCTAAAACACTTTTCAATTGCGAGTTCGTGAACGTTCAGCCGCATTCTGGCGCATCTGCCAATTCGGCCGTGGCCTTGGCCTGTCTAAAGCCTGGAGATGATATTCTTGGCTTCGATCTTTCGCATGGCGGACACCTGACCCACGGTTCACCGGTCAACTATAGCGGCATTCTTTATAAAGCGAATTTCTATGGTGTTGGTCGCGAAACAGGAACGGTCGATTACGATGCCATGGAGGTAACGGCCAAAAAATGCAAGCCGAAAATGATCATCGCTGGTGCATCTGCTTACAGCCGCGACTGGGATTACAAGCGCATGCGTCAGATTGCCGATGAAGTAGGAGCATTGCTTATGGCCGATATTTCGCATCCATCAGGATTGATTGCAAGAGGTTTGTTGACTGATCCAATGGAAGATTGCCACATCGTTACCACTACCACGCACAAAACGCTTCGTGGTCCGCGTGGAGGTATGATCATGATCGGAAAGAATTTCGATAATCCTTGGGGTTTGACCACACAGAAAGGAACCGTCAAGAAAATGAGCATGCTCATTAATAGTGCGGTGTTCCCAGGAATGCAAGGTGGTCCGTTAGAGCACGTAATTGCTGCAAAAGCGGTGGCATTCGGAGAAGCTCTTTCAGACGAATACTTGGAATACTGCGTGCAAATGGTGAAGAACGCAAAAGCGATGGCCGCAGAATTTATGGACCGTGGTTACAAGATCATTTCTGGCGGCACAGACAACCATTCCATGCTTATCGATCTACGCTCTAAAGGCGTCACAGGAAAAGATGCCGATGCAGCTTTGGGCAAGGCCGAAATCACCGTCAATAAGAACATGGTTCCGTTCGATGATCAGCCACCAATGATCAGTTCAGGTATCCGAGTTGGAACACCAGCTATCACAACTCGTGGTCTTAAAGAACAAGAAGTGAAAACCATTGTTGACCTGATGGACCGCGTGATCACCAATTCAGAAAATGAAGCAGTGATTGCCGAAGTGAAAAAGGAAGTACACGAAATGATGAGCGGACGACCGCTATTCGCATATTAA
- a CDS encoding four helix bundle protein produces the protein MTGEKKYDLEDRTLEFAKRVRRFIRELKMDVPNREDGKQLVRSSGSIGANYREANDGLSKKDFIYRIKICRKEAKESCYWLHLLDTLGNQIMENSRTELLQEANELMLIFGSILRKSE, from the coding sequence GTGACTGGCGAGAAGAAATACGATTTAGAAGACAGAACCCTAGAGTTTGCGAAACGAGTTAGGAGGTTTATTCGAGAATTGAAGATGGATGTTCCTAACCGCGAAGACGGGAAACAACTGGTCCGTTCATCGGGATCTATTGGCGCAAACTACCGAGAAGCTAATGATGGATTGAGCAAGAAAGATTTTATCTATCGAATCAAGATCTGTCGGAAGGAAGCAAAAGAATCGTGTTACTGGCTCCATCTGCTTGACACGCTCGGAAATCAAATTATGGAAAATTCCAGAACTGAATTACTTCAAGAAGCGAATGAACTTATGCTGATTTTCGGTTCAATTCTGAGAAAGTCTGAATAG
- a CDS encoding nitronate monooxygenase — protein sequence MKNRITELFQIEYPIIQAGMIWCSGWRLASAVSNAGGLGIIGAGSMYPDVLREHIQKCKAATDKPFAVNIPLLYPDIDKHIQIIIEEKVPIVFSSAGSAKKWTPLLKEHGIIVVHVVASSALAKKVEDAGCDAVVAEGFEAGGHNGREETTTMVLIPQAVNAVKIPVIAAGGIGTGRTMAAAFALGAEGVQIGSRFVASPESSAHEYFKQAIIEAKEGDTKLSMKKLVPVRLLRNKFFEEVQTLENRGAEGDELLELLGRARAKRGMFEGDMEEGELEIGQISGYIDAMKPAGDIVKEIVGEFNYACEQLGGLRL from the coding sequence ATGAAAAACAGAATAACCGAACTCTTTCAAATTGAATATCCCATCATTCAGGCAGGCATGATCTGGTGCAGCGGCTGGCGATTGGCAAGTGCCGTGAGCAATGCTGGAGGCCTCGGAATCATTGGTGCAGGGTCCATGTATCCAGATGTGTTGCGGGAGCACATTCAAAAGTGCAAAGCCGCAACCGACAAACCGTTTGCTGTTAATATCCCGTTGCTTTATCCGGATATCGACAAACACATTCAGATCATTATTGAAGAGAAAGTTCCCATCGTTTTTTCATCCGCTGGAAGCGCTAAAAAATGGACGCCTTTGTTGAAAGAGCACGGAATAATCGTGGTACATGTAGTGGCCAGTTCTGCCTTGGCGAAGAAGGTGGAAGATGCTGGTTGCGATGCCGTGGTGGCAGAAGGATTTGAAGCAGGTGGGCACAATGGGCGAGAAGAAACAACCACAATGGTTCTGATTCCGCAAGCGGTGAATGCCGTAAAAATCCCAGTGATAGCTGCCGGTGGAATTGGCACTGGAAGAACCATGGCCGCGGCATTTGCTTTGGGGGCAGAAGGCGTGCAGATAGGAAGCCGATTTGTGGCTTCGCCCGAAAGTTCAGCACACGAATATTTCAAGCAAGCGATAATTGAAGCCAAAGAAGGCGACACCAAATTGAGCATGAAAAAATTGGTTCCTGTGCGTTTGCTGAGGAACAAGTTCTTTGAAGAAGTTCAAACGCTCGAAAACCGTGGTGCTGAAGGTGACGAACTATTGGAATTGCTTGGACGAGCGCGCGCCAAAAGAGGCATGTTTGAAGGCGATATGGAAGAAGGCGAATTGGAGATCGGGCAGATTTCAGGCTACATTGATGCCATGAAACCAGCTGGTGACATCGTGAAGGAAATTGTGGGAGAATTCAACTACGCGTGCGAACAATTAGGAGGCCTTCGGCTTTAG
- a CDS encoding aldo/keto reductase, with the protein MKQLTFRNGDKLDILGLGTWKSKPGEVYTAIREAIKIGYRHFDCAFIYMNEKEIGQAFADAFKDGDVKREDVWITSKLWNNSHAQEDVIPTLKNTLTDLQLDYLDLYLVHWPHAFKKEFVGASSLEEVHVADTLPHIETWRGMEAAVAQGLAKHIGVCNFNKHKLKALSEQATIVPEMNQVELHPMLHQTNLLDFCKKNGTHVTAYSPLGSPDRSAGMKAADEPNLFEIPTIVELAEKHNCSPAQIMIAWAMERGTAVIPKSVNAGRLKQNFESKEIQLSAEDMAKMTALDKGYRFVKGQFWAFPTSGYTVEWLWDK; encoded by the coding sequence ATGAAACAACTGACATTCAGAAACGGAGACAAACTCGACATTCTCGGACTTGGAACTTGGAAATCTAAACCTGGTGAAGTTTACACAGCCATCCGCGAAGCGATCAAAATCGGATACCGCCATTTCGATTGTGCCTTCATTTATATGAATGAAAAGGAGATCGGGCAGGCTTTTGCCGATGCGTTCAAAGATGGTGACGTGAAACGGGAGGATGTGTGGATCACTTCGAAGCTTTGGAACAACTCTCATGCTCAAGAAGATGTGATTCCGACCTTGAAGAACACGCTTACCGACCTTCAGCTCGATTACCTCGACCTATACTTGGTGCATTGGCCGCACGCGTTCAAGAAAGAATTTGTTGGAGCGAGTTCGCTAGAAGAAGTGCATGTGGCAGACACGCTTCCGCATATTGAAACATGGCGAGGAATGGAAGCGGCAGTAGCGCAAGGCTTGGCCAAACATATTGGCGTTTGCAATTTCAATAAGCACAAACTGAAAGCGCTTTCGGAGCAAGCAACCATAGTTCCTGAAATGAACCAAGTGGAATTGCACCCAATGCTTCATCAAACGAATCTGTTGGATTTCTGTAAGAAGAATGGAACACACGTTACGGCCTATTCCCCGCTTGGATCGCCTGATAGAAGTGCAGGAATGAAAGCGGCCGATGAACCGAACTTGTTTGAAATTCCTACAATCGTTGAATTGGCTGAAAAGCACAATTGTTCTCCCGCTCAGATCATGATCGCATGGGCCATGGAACGCGGAACGGCCGTCATTCCAAAATCGGTGAATGCTGGAAGATTGAAGCAGAATTTTGAATCTAAGGAAATCCAACTTTCAGCAGAAGACATGGCCAAAATGACTGCATTGGATAAAGGCTATCGCTTTGTGAAAGGACAGTTTTGGGCCTTTCCAACAAGTGGTTACACGGTAGAATGGCTTTGGGATAAATGA
- a CDS encoding GIY-YIG nuclease family protein, with amino-acid sequence MGFGKTIKLFLIDGEPNGRMTCELSNWTGKAYKIPRIKIKECSDRPDLLNTGIYLLFGKDESGLDKVYIGEAETVLKRLGQHLTQKEFWNEAIVFVSKDENLNKAHVKYLENRLHTIATKVNRYQIDNNTIPTQSSISESDTSEMEEFISNVKILVNTLGHKVFEDKRETPVGKKSKGAFHIKAPRGANASGEPTSDGFVVFEGSEIANSTVPSITKSIDDQRNRIVNSSSVGNKDGRLFLQEDYVFSSPSAAACLVLGRNANGLTEWKQKDGTSLKDFESKSD; translated from the coding sequence ATGGGATTTGGAAAAACGATAAAGCTATTCTTGATTGATGGAGAACCGAATGGCCGGATGACATGCGAACTATCAAACTGGACAGGAAAAGCTTACAAAATTCCTCGTATTAAGATTAAAGAATGTTCCGACCGTCCTGATCTTCTCAATACCGGAATATATCTTCTTTTTGGCAAGGATGAATCCGGTTTGGATAAGGTTTACATTGGAGAAGCCGAGACTGTTTTAAAGCGCCTCGGACAACACCTCACTCAAAAAGAATTTTGGAATGAAGCAATCGTCTTCGTTAGTAAGGACGAAAATTTAAACAAGGCGCACGTCAAGTATCTCGAAAACCGACTTCATACAATAGCCACGAAAGTCAATCGATATCAAATTGACAACAATACAATTCCAACTCAATCATCTATATCAGAATCAGATACTTCGGAGATGGAGGAGTTCATTAGTAACGTTAAAATCCTGGTGAACACCCTAGGTCATAAAGTTTTCGAGGACAAAAGAGAAACCCCGGTCGGGAAGAAATCAAAAGGCGCGTTTCACATCAAGGCGCCCAGAGGGGCCAATGCAAGCGGAGAGCCAACATCTGATGGATTTGTGGTATTCGAAGGTTCTGAAATTGCCAATTCAACTGTTCCTTCAATCACGAAAAGCATTGATGATCAGAGAAATCGAATTGTAAATTCTTCCTCCGTAGGAAACAAAGACGGACGATTATTCCTACAGGAGGATTATGTGTTCAGCAGTCCTTCAGCAGCAGCCTGCCTCGTTTTGGGAAGAAATGCAAATGGGCTCACTGAGTGGAAACAGAAAGACGGTACCTCTTTAAAGGATTTTGAATCAAAATCTGATTAA
- the xth gene encoding exodeoxyribonuclease III has protein sequence MKLISFNVNGIRAAAKKGLLESIQEMNPDIMGFQEIKSTEAQVREVLFGLDYHIYAFSAQKLGYSGTAVITKKEPLSVAYGIGIPEHDDQGRAITCEFEEFYFLNVYVPNSGSELARLPYRQTWDAALLSYIKGLEEKKPVVFCGDLNVAHRGIDLKNDKANYNKSAGYMQEEIDGIDNYINSGLVDTFRHLNPETEKYSWWSYRAGARKNNVGWRIDYFLVSKSFAPRVKDAFILNEVEGSDHCPVGIVIS, from the coding sequence ATGAAACTCATCTCTTTCAACGTAAACGGAATTCGCGCAGCGGCTAAAAAAGGCCTGCTGGAAAGCATTCAGGAAATGAATCCCGACATCATGGGATTCCAAGAAATCAAATCGACAGAAGCGCAAGTGCGCGAAGTGCTCTTCGGTTTGGATTATCATATATATGCCTTTTCTGCTCAGAAATTGGGTTATTCAGGTACGGCTGTCATCACCAAAAAAGAGCCGTTGAGCGTGGCATACGGAATCGGTATTCCAGAACACGATGATCAAGGTCGCGCCATTACCTGCGAGTTCGAAGAATTCTATTTTCTCAATGTATATGTGCCGAATTCGGGAAGCGAATTGGCGCGTTTGCCTTATCGTCAAACGTGGGATGCAGCGCTTCTTTCCTATATAAAAGGACTGGAAGAGAAAAAGCCAGTGGTTTTCTGTGGTGATCTGAATGTGGCACATCGCGGCATCGACCTGAAAAACGACAAGGCCAATTACAACAAGAGCGCTGGATACATGCAGGAAGAGATCGATGGCATCGACAATTACATCAATTCAGGATTGGTTGACACATTCCGACACCTCAATCCCGAAACCGAGAAATACAGCTGGTGGAGCTATCGCGCTGGAGCAAGAAAGAATAACGTGGGCTGGAGGATCGATTATTTTTTGGTCTCCAAAAGCTTTGCTCCGCGAGTAAAAGATGCTTTCATTCTGAACGAAGTGGAAGGATCGGATCATTGTCCGGTTGGGATTGTGATCTCTTAG
- the dcm gene encoding DNA (cytosine-5-)-methyltransferase, producing the protein MAIRVVELFAGVGGFRLGLERASPEFDVVWSNQFEPSSKIQHASRVYEARFPHANHCNQDISSVPTKEIPDHDLLVGGFPCQDYSVASTLKLSGGLIGKKGVLWWQIFRILKEKEKHAPKFLMLENVDRLLKSPVAQRGRDFAVMLSSLNQLGYAVEWRVINAADYGMPQRRRRIFLLGYKKGTAAFNQLSKLKNPESWILEQGLFADSFPVMADGKVTSDNLESDLVALSESFNKGKKLSPFFNSGFMINGKFYTMKTKANADEQEVQLKDIILPLDEVPEAFIIDESELEKWKYQKGAKSEQKFSKAGNYHYNYAEGAMVFPDPLDRPSRTIITGEGGNSASRFKHVIFQDGVYRRLTPVELERLNQFPDDHTKLKGTTDARRAFFMGNALVVGIVERLGKAIAKQNKA; encoded by the coding sequence ATGGCGATAAGGGTTGTAGAGCTTTTTGCAGGTGTTGGTGGTTTCCGTTTGGGCTTGGAACGCGCCAGTCCTGAATTTGATGTTGTGTGGAGCAATCAGTTTGAGCCAAGCTCTAAAATTCAGCACGCGAGCAGGGTTTACGAAGCACGGTTTCCGCATGCCAATCATTGCAATCAGGATATTTCTAGCGTTCCAACCAAGGAAATTCCTGACCACGACCTCTTGGTTGGAGGTTTCCCTTGTCAGGATTATTCGGTGGCTTCTACACTGAAGCTTTCAGGCGGATTGATCGGCAAGAAAGGCGTGCTGTGGTGGCAGATCTTTCGCATCCTAAAAGAGAAAGAAAAGCATGCGCCCAAGTTTCTGATGTTGGAAAATGTGGATCGTTTACTGAAATCGCCTGTGGCGCAGCGAGGCCGCGATTTTGCTGTGATGCTTTCGAGTTTGAATCAACTTGGCTATGCGGTTGAATGGCGCGTGATCAACGCTGCCGATTATGGCATGCCGCAGCGCAGAAGACGCATTTTCCTGCTTGGGTACAAAAAAGGAACGGCTGCTTTCAATCAGCTTTCGAAACTGAAAAATCCTGAAAGTTGGATTTTGGAGCAAGGCTTATTTGCAGACTCCTTTCCTGTTATGGCTGATGGAAAAGTGACAAGTGACAACCTGGAAAGCGACCTTGTAGCGCTTAGCGAATCTTTTAACAAAGGCAAGAAACTGAGTCCGTTCTTCAATTCGGGATTCATGATAAATGGTAAGTTCTATACCATGAAAACAAAAGCGAATGCTGATGAGCAAGAAGTCCAGTTGAAAGACATCATTCTTCCTCTGGATGAAGTGCCTGAAGCATTCATCATCGATGAATCTGAGCTTGAGAAATGGAAATATCAGAAAGGCGCGAAGAGCGAACAGAAATTCAGCAAGGCGGGAAATTACCACTACAACTATGCGGAAGGCGCCATGGTTTTTCCCGATCCATTGGACAGACCATCTCGCACCATCATTACGGGAGAAGGCGGTAATTCGGCTTCGCGTTTCAAACATGTGATCTTTCAGGATGGCGTATACCGCAGACTGACACCCGTGGAATTGGAACGCCTGAATCAATTTCCGGACGACCACACGAAACTGAAAGGCACCACCGATGCCAGACGCGCCTTTTTTATGGGCAATGCCTTGGTGGTTGGTATCGTAGAAAGATTGGGCAAGGCCATTGCCAAACAAAACAAGGCGTGA
- a CDS encoding tail fiber domain-containing protein, with amino-acid sequence MKNVFKPWIALACTCILTANALDLKAQSVGIANTSIVPDAQSILDIQSTTKGILIPRMLTTERVAISPTNGSDLGLLVYDTDFGSYWYWNGTAWQEIPNSGSLPSGGDFIVNGTALQTSANFNIDGNGTLSDLFLTGGDIESSGILRIGSTTDVRVRLDTDGNGSQEFQITNDGGSTPVFTVSEVGNLIAEGRGQFNGNLTLIGANRNLVAGDNFRVAGTSGIDVVIDSDNTSTNAAYRIQKDGSTNLFEIQEDGDIFFSDLVGVGTNLLQSDAAGQMTRSTTDAATLISGTGTATQIAYFNATQTITSEAALFWDATNDRLGVGTASPAAKLNIDAASGDLFLVAQGGAQRMLIDGSGNTTITGKFNSNGIEETSDLRFKTNITDLSSSLEKITQLRGVTYNWKVAEFPERAFNDRTEIGVIAQEVEKIFPELVSTDVNGYKSVQYSHMVPVLLEAIKEQQSIINSLTSEVGGLRSEFVSLKSLIETQLESANK; translated from the coding sequence ATGAAAAATGTTTTCAAACCGTGGATAGCACTTGCGTGCACTTGCATTTTGACCGCAAATGCATTAGACCTGAAGGCGCAATCGGTCGGAATTGCCAATACCAGTATTGTGCCTGACGCCCAGTCCATCTTGGACATTCAGAGCACTACAAAAGGAATTCTGATTCCTCGAATGCTTACAACGGAAAGAGTGGCCATTTCGCCTACCAATGGCTCAGACCTTGGTCTGTTGGTATATGATACCGATTTTGGTTCTTACTGGTACTGGAATGGTACTGCATGGCAAGAGATTCCAAACAGCGGAAGTCTTCCATCTGGTGGTGATTTCATTGTGAATGGAACTGCGCTTCAGACAAGTGCCAATTTCAACATAGATGGAAATGGAACCTTATCTGACCTTTTCTTAACGGGAGGAGACATTGAATCTTCGGGAATTCTTCGAATTGGATCTACAACGGATGTAAGAGTGAGACTAGATACAGATGGAAACGGTTCTCAAGAATTTCAGATAACGAACGATGGTGGCTCAACACCTGTTTTCACCGTTTCGGAAGTTGGAAACCTGATTGCAGAAGGTCGAGGACAGTTTAACGGAAACCTTACGCTGATCGGAGCCAATCGCAACCTAGTTGCAGGAGATAATTTTAGAGTTGCTGGAACTTCGGGTATAGATGTGGTGATTGATAGCGACAATACTTCTACCAACGCAGCGTACAGAATTCAGAAAGACGGCTCTACAAATCTGTTTGAAATTCAGGAAGATGGAGATATTTTCTTCTCAGACCTTGTAGGCGTTGGAACGAATCTTCTTCAAAGTGATGCTGCAGGGCAAATGACACGATCAACTACAGATGCTGCCACGCTTATCTCAGGAACAGGAACTGCTACTCAGATCGCCTATTTTAATGCTACTCAGACCATTACAAGCGAAGCAGCTCTTTTTTGGGATGCAACCAATGATCGACTCGGTGTTGGAACTGCTTCTCCAGCAGCCAAGCTGAACATAGATGCCGCTTCGGGCGATTTGTTTCTTGTAGCACAAGGAGGGGCACAACGAATGCTGATCGATGGTAGCGGAAACACAACGATCACTGGTAAATTCAATTCAAACGGAATTGAAGAAACATCTGATCTCCGATTCAAAACCAACATCACTGATCTATCAAGTTCATTGGAAAAAATCACCCAATTGCGAGGAGTAACCTACAATTGGAAAGTGGCGGAGTTTCCAGAACGCGCTTTCAACGATAGAACAGAGATCGGTGTGATTGCTCAGGAAGTTGAGAAGATCTTCCCTGAGTTGGTAAGCACAGATGTCAACGGCTATAAGTCTGTTCAATATAGCCACATGGTTCCAGTACTGTTAGAGGCGATCAAGGAACAACAGTCCATCATCAATTCGCTGACATCAGAAGTTGGTGGTCTTCGTTCGGAATTTGTGAGTTTGAAGAGCTTGATCGAAACTCAGTTAGAATCTGCCAACAAATAA